The following coding sequences are from one Camarhynchus parvulus chromosome 1, STF_HiC, whole genome shotgun sequence window:
- the VSTM5 gene encoding V-set and transmembrane domain-containing protein 5: MRPLQGPRGRSAVVGTVTLCLAAGWALQTPGGVSLVVPQPNINATVAQNILLSVEYSCRGVATIEWKHVSSWGTTSIVEWRSGNYVNISTVYKDRVTTFENGSIQLRNVGMRDAGYYFVTVMEEHGTNAYGTIIVNVYEIIYEDLHFVAVLFTFLAAVSAVLICFMWLCNKSLHLFQKKTTHKLTASTTEEIELETIEC, from the exons ATGAGACCGCTGCAGGGCCCTCGAGGCCGGAGCGCCGTCGTGGGGACCGTCACCCTCTGCCTGGCCGCCGGGTGGGCTCTGCAGA CTCCCGGAGGAGTATCCTTAGTTGTCCCACAACCCAACATCAATGCAACAGTGGCACAAAACATCCTCCTCTCAGTTGAATACTCCTGCCGAGGTGTGGCCACCATTGAGTGGAAGCATGTGTCAAGCTGGGGCACCACCAGCATTGTTGAGTGGAGAAGTGGGAATTATGTCAACATATCCACGGTCTACAAGGACAGAGTGACTACTTTTGAAAATGGCTCTATACAGCTTCGGAATGTGGGCATGAGAGATGCCGGCTACTATTTTGTCACTGTAATGGAGGAGCATGGAACCAATGCCTATGGCACCATCATAGTCAATGTTTATG AGATTATCTATGAAGATTTGCATTTTGTAGCAGTTCTCTTCACATTTCTCGCTGCAGTATCTGCCGTTCTAATCTGCTTCATGTGGCTGTGTAATAAATCTCTGCATCTATTTCAGAAGAAGACAACACACAAACTAACAG